The nucleotide sequence CATAATGGAGGTTTCGTCTCTGCGTCTCACTATGAGCAACACACCCTAGAGACCAGCTCTCATGTCTTGATCCAGAATCGTAAGATAAAGAGAGAACCTTGGAGTCTAAATTGAGCTCATCATGTGAGAGTCCTTTGCACAACATATCAGGAAGAATCTGCAATATCCAAAgtggaaacataccaacaacaaAGTGGTACAGAGCAAGAAGAACATGAGTAGTACGGCAAAAAATTTCTATGAAAGAATTTTTGGCATATTTTGAGAATGCATCACCTGCATTCCACCCTTAAAAGAGAATGACCCGCGCGAACCCTTTTTTGTGCCAGGAGAACTCCTTGATTTTCCACTTTTACCCTCTTTAGCGgcaaattttgttttgactGCGCCTACTATAATAGAGCCAAAACTGAAacgaaaatataatatatttagcaCCTAACCAGAGAACAGTTAAAGAGCTCAGTCATCGCCACAGAATCAGCATAGAGAAGTCAGAACCAGGTAGCCAAACCCAAAATAAGAAATGCTATCTTTGTCCGTAAAACTTTTCTGCGTACCATACTACACATCACGGaaccaaaaaattgtttgatattACCACGTATATAATGACACTAGTAAAGGAATGACAAACTCAAAACCTGATTGCATCACcctattaaaagagaaaagaatctTGGAATATATTCAAGCAAAAATCGTTAAATACAGATAGTTACATGAGAGATTACCTTTTCTCTATATTCCAGAGATCTGGAAAAGAATACTTCATCTGATCATAAATCGTAGGGAGGGATATAAACATGAGTAAAATCAAGCAATAAACGAAGACAATATGTTAAGTGCAAAGTGGCTCACTGAAAGGGAATCAGGATCCGCAGCACTTGTTCCACCTACGAAAGGGTCGATGAGATAGTCCACAACCTTACAaatgaaaaacatcaaaacgAGACACATGAAAGTAAGTTCACAATTTTTAACATCGATAAAGATAGTCCAGAATTGGTGTTGACACATGCAAAGAAagttgaaacaaaacaatgagaTTCTAAtgtttaaaaccaaattttaggATTAGGTAGCGACAAACCTCTTGTCCAAAATGGCGTTGAAAGAACCCGCTTACACTACATCAGAGACAATGGGAAGTGAAACGGAAGTTCCAAATTTCTGTGATTGAGATTGCTGACGGTCTgagtaaaaaaattaagttagGCTCACCTTTCTAGTGCAGATGCGTCTGACACTTTTGAAGACAATGCATGTTTCTTCCATAAAAACGGTTCCAACAAGATTTCAAACTGCAAGTAAAGGCCTAGTACTTTTAGTGATATTTGAGATACTGATAAGATAAAAATACATTGGTAGAAAAGAGCGTCTAGTTTCTGGTAGTAGTAGTCCATATAAAGTTAAACACCGTATGTCTCAAATGACCATCAAGAGTCAAGAACAAATAACCAGTGTATTTATATCTCGAGAAATCTACCTTAGATTGGGTAGAGAGCACACTACTTGTGACCAGCGCTATCGGATTTGTTGGTATCTAGcatgaaaacagagaaaatctCAGCTTCGTAAATTAGATAGGAGAACAACTCACGACATGAAGAATAAACAACCCATAAGAACAAGGAAAACAAGTATAGGTTACCAACTTACCATCACAGGTACACCATTCCGCACAATATACCGCTTTTTCTGAGAAATTGGCTGAAACAATAGAGAATGATCAAATAAGAGGGGTGGAGAAACACAACTagcaaaatcaacaacaaaagaaagcacTCACAAATTGTTTTTTGTCACGAAGGCCAAGATCATCGAGCAAAGTCCCAACTTCTGGCTCAGCCTCAGTCTGCATATGATGCAGCAATACACCGGAATCAAGAAAGACATATAATCTAAAACCAACTGAAACAGATCTGTACGATAAAGCAAACTACCATAGTGTTAGCTCCTTGGTCCCAAATCAAGCCATTATGCATAGCACTCCTCAATTTCCCACCTGCTCTTCCGTCAGCTTCAAACACAGTCACATTCAAACCCTTCGATTTCAATTTGTAAGCCGCCGCAAGACCACttcaaaaaccatttaaaaaaaaaaaaacatatctatgAGCTAATTGGTTGCAATTACTCAAAATtgataacaaataaaactcAGATCAAAGAGCTCACAACCGACCCAAAGCTGGAGCAAAATTCAGGAGAATCACACAGCACaatatagagagaaagagatggaagaAACACAATGCAGGAGATTGAATTTGCTATGAGAAATTACCTTACACCTGCACCTACGACTGCAACTCTTTTTCCAGAAACCGCTTCGAATTCTATAACCAAAAGAAATTAGCAAAAAAACAATTCAGTGCAAAGAGACAGATAGTTCAACGATTCTGGAATGCCGAAGCTGAATATGAAAACTGGACATAAAACCCAAAAGTTTTTACTTACTTGTATCATCATGATCAGCTACTGCAGCAGACGCCATTGTTTGTTTTATCAGCAAAAGCCAAGACAATTCCAATCTCTTCTGACCAGACGAAAGCACGACGGAAAtaaagtagaaaaataaaataaatacagcGGCAAAAATTTCAGCTTATTCAGAAACGACAACAAAAAGTGACGTTTTATTTCCTCAGGCCCATTAACATCAGTTTTTTTCTCTAACGGGCGCTTACTCATGTCTTCGTATCCAAACAAGATTTTACTTCTATTTCCTTTTGTTAATGTCTTCACATCCAAACCAATAAAACATGATTCATAAGTACCGACGGATCATGCTTTATATGTCGAATACATAAAAGATGGGTTTGTGTTGAAACGTATAGGAGAAAGATCTAGTATACGTTTTCTATTTTGAAACGGATCGTGCGAACCTCAACATCACAAAGTTTTCTTAACGAGCTGGTGAACTTTTCTACCAAATTGGTTAAATTTGCACCAACAAAAGTACGAAAACAAaactatagtatatatatatagttggtgACGTAAACACACTTGGTCAATCAACTCTCGTCTCTCGTCAAATAATCCACACAGAttttagcaacaaaaaaaaacattaacaagatcttatctaaaattttgtattccCGACCAAAAAGCATTCGTTATTCATAAGgcagtttttttaattttaatttattgtgcATTTGGGAAACTAAAGGAATGCAAAAGTTTGTTGGTAGTTATCGTGGTAGTTAGTTTAATCGATGAAATTGAAAAGTAGtactttttaatttctataagATCATAATTACTATTACATTATGAGAAAAGTACTACTAATAATTGCTTTTTTGAGCATACCATCTTTGAATATTAACTTAACGAGTAAGCTCAATAggaaaatcaaattataaacaaataagtTGTGCTGAGATTACGAGAACATTATATGGCCCATTTATACAACAATATCAAAAATTTGAATCTACAGTGTACTAGATTTGAGCATTACCGCATGGGATGAATGAAAAGGAAAAGTCATTTTGCTTTAAGGTAGActaaattttaagattaatTTATATTAGAGACATGATATTTGCTTGCGCCATGGAACTTTAAGATTGAAgcaaactaattaaataattaatctctGCCGCCTAATATGAATTCGAAATCATATAGTATTTGATTCACACGTATAAATCATGTAAGACTGTCTTTCATTatctttttcaaatttcaaaactgATAAAGTAACAAAGTTTTGCTTTTGTCATTTTTGATTATATTCCATCGGCATTGTTTGATTACACTTTCTTTCATCACatcctaattaattaattaactaagaagaacaaattaaacaattttaaaaatggtcgaggatttgaatttttgaatattctatatattcCGACTTTGAGTTTGagtgtttatactttatagtttTCGCTTTtgtcaatttaaatttaatttagtctGGTATAGTTggagttacattttaaattcaaagaaaataGCGATCCATTTGGTTGTTGGATTGGTTTTGAGTAAGAAAAATTGTGTAAGGTAAATTGACGACAAAAAGAAAGGCTAAACACGTTTACCTTTAAGTAGTTACTAGTTAGTCAGATTTGTtgttcataaaatcattaagACTTATAAATATTCTTAAGTATGATTGTTAACAGATTATGGTAGGGGATTATGAGATGTGGTCCATGGTTTGTCCTAATTAGTAATTTACAAGGAAAATGATTCCAAACTCGCGGTTTCCGTAAAACCGGTGAATATTTGAtacttcttatttttattttctaataattttctgatatttatttcattttcccGAATTAATCTACTTTGTTAGTTTGTTGAGCCAAATTAACCCCTTTTTCTGGTTAACACTTAAGGGTTATTGGTTTGGAAtttaaatagagttttaaacactttaaatattatgtagaatttattgttattagatcaagattttgttaaattctGTTAAACTTTGgggttattagtttgtg is from Camelina sativa cultivar DH55 chromosome 20, Cs, whole genome shotgun sequence and encodes:
- the LOC104769653 gene encoding protoporphyrinogen oxidase 2, chloroplastic/mitochondrial-like — protein: MASAAVADHDDTKFEAVSGKRVAVVGAGVSGLAAAYKLKSKGLNVTVFEADGRAGGKLRSAMHNGLIWDQGANTMTEAEPEVGTLLDDLGLRDKKQFPISQKKRYIVRNGVPVMIPTNPIALVTSSVLSTQSKFEILLEPFLWKKHALSSKVSDASALESVSGFFQRHFGQEVVDYLIDPFVGGTSAADPDSLSMKYSFPDLWNIEKSFGSIIVGAVKTKFAAKEGKSGKSRSSPGTKKGSRGSFSFKGGMQILPDMLCKGLSHDELNLDSKVLSLSYDSGSRHESWSLGCVAHSETQRRNLHYDAVIMTAPLCNVKEMEVMKGGQPFQLNFLPEIKYMPLSVIITTFTKEKVKRPLEGFGVVIPSKEQKHGFRTLGTLFSSMMFPDRCPSDLHLYTTFIGGSRNQELAKASTDELKQVVTSDLQRLLGVEGEPEFVNHYYWRKAFPLYDSSYDTVMEAVDKMEKDLPGFFYAGNHRGGLSVGKSIASGCKAADLVISYLESCSNDKKPEDSL